A region from the Verrucomicrobiia bacterium genome encodes:
- a CDS encoding cation diffusion facilitator family transporter, which translates to MSHSHSHGLHAAGKGKRLLLVFSLTSVYMLAEIIGGILTKSLALLADAGHMLTDAAALGLALLAIWFAGRPATEKKTYGFYRMEILAAFINALVLLGISFFILYEAWRRFENPPEIQSKQMLIVAAFGLAVNLVSMAILHEHSEHSLNVKGAYLEVLSDMLGSIGVILASVIMLLTHWYYADPLISAGIGIFILPRTWNLLNEAAHILMEGTPAHIDLRELQAAIQGVKGVKSIHDLHVWTITSGVDAMSSHIAIDNTVPGERVLSVLRELLRDKFKIHHSTIQLEAESEQCKEPGCQI; encoded by the coding sequence ATGTCACATTCGCATTCGCACGGTTTACACGCTGCCGGAAAAGGCAAAAGGCTGCTCCTTGTCTTTTCTCTGACAAGCGTCTACATGCTTGCCGAAATTATCGGGGGAATTTTAACGAAGAGCCTTGCGCTGCTGGCCGATGCGGGACACATGTTGACGGACGCGGCGGCGCTCGGGCTTGCGCTGCTGGCGATCTGGTTTGCCGGCCGGCCCGCCACCGAGAAGAAAACCTACGGTTTTTACCGGATGGAGATTCTCGCGGCTTTTATCAATGCACTTGTGCTTTTGGGGATTTCTTTCTTTATCCTCTATGAGGCCTGGCGGCGGTTTGAAAATCCGCCGGAAATTCAAAGCAAGCAGATGCTGATCGTTGCGGCTTTCGGTTTGGCAGTGAATCTCGTGAGCATGGCGATTCTGCATGAGCATTCGGAACATAGTTTGAATGTCAAAGGGGCATATCTTGAAGTGTTAAGCGATATGTTGGGTTCGATCGGAGTCATTCTCGCAAGCGTCATCATGCTTTTGACGCATTGGTATTATGCTGATCCTTTGATCAGTGCGGGAATCGGAATCTTTATTCTGCCGCGGACCTGGAATTTATTGAACGAAGCGGCCCACATTTTGATGGAAGGAACGCCGGCTCACATTGACTTGAGAGAATTACAGGCGGCCATTCAGGGAGTGAAAGGGGTAAAAAGCATCCACGATCTTCACGTGTGGACGATCACTTCAGGCGTTGACGCCATGAGCAGCCATATCGCGATCGACAATACGGTTCCCGGCGAGAGGGTCCTTTCGGTCTTGCGGGAATTACTGCGGGATAAATTCAAAATCCACCATTCGACCATCCAGCTCGAAGCGGAGTCCGAGCAATGC
- a CDS encoding Rieske 2Fe-2S domain-containing protein, protein MTQNNWEDLGLVENFQKKPLNEVHVRGKKFAVSYQDGKFGAISGVCNHAGGPLGKGRLENGYIVCPWHNWKYQCRTGKGEPGYEDECVPSYEVRVENGHLFLNPEPLTKRNRLPHAAHPLARPVQREKGGIRVAGISTTVMDRKNPRYSTSEALLQIALDFSAAELGCETKMIRLDELHFRSCEGYYSKSAHACTWPCSITQMDKKDELTPVYEALVHWADVILIGTPIRWGSASSLYYKMAERLNCIQNQITINNRVLIQNKVASFIITGGQDNIQAVAGQLLMFFSELGFQAPAFPFIAHSRGWSAEDMERNIDYVENSRELRNGARELARRSVDMAKRLLLSDVSPEKIERGGRKAHKLENI, encoded by the coding sequence ATGACTCAAAACAATTGGGAAGACCTCGGGCTTGTTGAGAACTTCCAAAAGAAGCCGTTGAACGAAGTCCATGTCCGCGGCAAGAAATTCGCGGTTTCTTATCAGGACGGAAAATTCGGAGCGATTTCGGGCGTCTGCAATCATGCAGGCGGGCCGCTCGGCAAAGGGCGCCTCGAAAACGGCTACATCGTCTGTCCCTGGCACAATTGGAAATACCAATGCCGGACCGGAAAAGGAGAGCCCGGCTACGAAGACGAATGTGTCCCGAGTTATGAGGTCCGCGTCGAAAACGGGCATTTGTTCCTGAATCCTGAGCCTCTGACGAAGCGCAACAGGCTGCCGCACGCCGCCCATCCCCTCGCGCGTCCGGTCCAGCGGGAAAAAGGAGGGATCCGCGTCGCCGGAATTTCGACGACGGTCATGGACCGCAAGAACCCGCGTTACTCGACCTCGGAAGCGCTTCTTCAAATTGCCCTGGACTTTTCCGCCGCGGAGCTCGGCTGCGAAACGAAAATGATCCGGCTCGATGAACTTCACTTCCGCAGCTGCGAAGGCTACTATTCTAAAAGCGCGCACGCCTGCACTTGGCCGTGTTCCATTACGCAGATGGACAAGAAAGACGAGCTCACACCTGTCTACGAAGCGCTTGTCCATTGGGCGGACGTCATCCTGATCGGAACGCCCATCCGCTGGGGATCCGCAAGCTCGCTTTATTACAAAATGGCCGAACGCCTCAACTGCATTCAAAATCAGATCACGATCAACAACCGGGTCCTGATTCAGAACAAAGTCGCGTCCTTCATCATCACCGGCGGCCAAGACAACATCCAGGCCGTCGCGGGCCAGCTCCTGATGTTTTTTTCGGAGCTTGGCTTTCAGGCGCCTGCTTTTCCTTTCATTGCCCACTCGCGCGGCTGGTCCGCCGAAGACATGGAAAGGAATATCGATTACGTCGAGAATAGCCGGGAACTCCGGAACGGCGCCAGGGAACTTGCCCGGCGTTCGGTGGACATGGCCAAAAGACTGCTTCTCTCGGATGTTTCCCCAGAAAAAATCGAACGCGGCGGCCGCAAAGCCCACAAACTGGAAAATATTTAG